ATTATTTCTGGTGCATTCTTTGGAGATAAAATGTCTCCTTTATCTGATACAACAAACTTAGCTCCTGCTGTAACGGGTGTAGATTTATTTGAGCATATTCGTAACATGCTTTGGACAACAGTTCCAGCTTTCATTATTGCTTTTATCGCATTTTTCATTTTAGGAGGCGGCACTAGTGGAGACGTTGACTTTACAAACTTTATTAGCACATTAGAAAAAAACGCAACGATTTCTATCGTTACACTTATTCCAATTTTATTACTGTTCCTATTCGCATTTAAAAAAGTTCCAGCAGTTCCAACATTGCTTGCAGGAATTGTGGTAGGAATTATTATTCTCTTTATTTTTAAACCTAGCACTTCTTTAGCTGATTTAATGAAAATTATGCAAGACGGCTACGTTTCTAAAACTGGTATAAAAGACATTGATAGCTTACTATCTCGCGGTGGTCTACAAAGTATGATGATGTCGATTGCCCTTATTTTCCTAGCTCTTTGTATGGGAGGATTATTACAAGGAATGGGTATTATCTCGCAGCTGATGAATATCATCTCTAGCTTTGTAAAAAATAGTACACGCTTAATTATTTCTACTGCTTCAACTGCAATTGGTGTAAACTTCTTACTTGGTGAGCAGTACTTATCAATCGTTTTAACAGGACAAGCATTTGCTAATAAATACGATGAAGTCGGTTTAGAACGTCGTAATTTATCACGAGTATTAGAAGATGCAGGTACAGTTATTAACCCTCTCGTACCATGGGGAGTAAGTGGCGTATTCTTATCGAACGTCCTTGGTGTTCCGACATTTGATTACGTTCCATTCGCAATCTTCTGTTTAGCTTGTCCAGTCTTAACCATTATTGTTGGTTTCACTGGATTTGGCCTTTCATGGAAGAAAGAAAAAGCAGTACCAGTTTCATAATATAACAAAAAGGATTACCTCAATTGGTAATCCTTTTTATATTCCTCTTCTATCTATTTGCTTTCTTTCTTCTAAATAACAGAAGGAATCCTGCTCCAACAAACGCCAAACCTGCTCCAATTGTAGAAACAACACTTGTACCTGTTTTCGGTAAATCACGTTCTTCTTTATTTTCACTTACAGTTGTTGTTTCTTTTGAGTTTTGATTATCCGTTGTAGTTTGTCCAGATCCTGCATTATTTCCATCTTGTTTTGGTTCATTTCCATTATTATCTTCACCTGTTGGCGGTGTCGTTGGGTTTCCTCCATTATTGCCTTCACCTGTTGGTGGCGTCGTTGGATTTCCTCCATTATTGCCTTCACCTGTTGGCGGTGTCGTTGGGTTTCCTCCATTATTACCTTCACCTGTTGGTGGCGTCGTTGGATTTCCTCCATTATTGCCTTCACCTGTTGGCGGTGTCGTTGGGTTTCCTCCATTATTGCCTTCACCTGTTGGTGGCGTCGTTGGGTTTCCTCCATTATTGCCTTCACCTGTTGGCGGTGTCGTTGGATTCTCTCCACCAGTTTCCTTATCATCATTCTTCTTCGTTATATCAATTGCATATTTAGCAAATTCATTTTCAGATGGTCCAACATATGATATTTTCCCATCTTTCTTTATATGCTTTTGTGCATTTGGTGAAGAGTCAAATGTTGTATTTAATTTATCTGCAACAATTGGTTTAAATGTCCAATTTTGATCAGCTGCTGGATCAATAACTGGTGTTTCTTGCATATACTTCACAATGATTTGACGTGTTTCATCTTGTGATTGATATACAACTTCCCCTTTACTTACACCCGGGAACGTTTGGCTACTTCCACGATAGTTATTTGTAGCAACGATGAACTCTTGATTATCAGCTACTGGTTTACCTTCATATGTCATATTTACAATACGATTCGTATTTGCATTTACAACTTTTCCATCTTTATCATATTTCGCCGGCTGTGTCACGTCAATTTCGTATTTTAAGCCATCTAAAATATCAAAATTATATGTAGGATAGCCTACATTTACTAATGGTTGTT
This genomic interval from Bacillus cereus contains the following:
- the nhaC gene encoding Na+/H+ antiporter NhaC, whose protein sequence is MVSKIESVLLTLFIFFCIGFSVIKLEVSPHIPILFGIVLLLAFGFMKKISWSTMEKGMISSISAGIPSIFIFLLVGVLISVWIAAGTIPTLMVYGFQLVSPKIFVPTVFVVCAIVGTSIGSAFTTAATVGLAFMGMGSALGYDPALIAGAIISGAFFGDKMSPLSDTTNLAPAVTGVDLFEHIRNMLWTTVPAFIIAFIAFFILGGGTSGDVDFTNFISTLEKNATISIVTLIPILLLFLFAFKKVPAVPTLLAGIVVGIIILFIFKPSTSLADLMKIMQDGYVSKTGIKDIDSLLSRGGLQSMMMSIALIFLALCMGGLLQGMGIISQLMNIISSFVKNSTRLIISTASTAIGVNFLLGEQYLSIVLTGQAFANKYDEVGLERRNLSRVLEDAGTVINPLVPWGVSGVFLSNVLGVPTFDYVPFAIFCLACPVLTIIVGFTGFGLSWKKEKAVPVS